Proteins encoded in a region of the Tripterygium wilfordii isolate XIE 37 chromosome 21, ASM1340144v1, whole genome shotgun sequence genome:
- the LOC119988131 gene encoding 3-deoxy-manno-octulosonate cytidylyltransferase, mitochondrial-like — MSPSSSSSGSPSSTKSWIVHGIVAGAAISVAIGAAAYLGRFRKFRSRVVGIIPARFASSRFQGKPLVEILGKPMIQRTWERSKLATTLDHVVVATDDEKIAECCRGFGADVVMTSESCRNGTERCNEALQKLEKKYDIVVNIQGDEPLIEPEIIDGVVKALQAAPDAVFSTAVTSLKPEDAFDPNRVKCVVDNRGYAIYFSRGLIPYNKSAQVNPDFPYLLHLGIQSYDSKFLRIYPDLQPTPLQLEEDLEQLKVLENGYRMKVIKVDHEAHGVDIPEDVEKMEALMRERNLT, encoded by the exons ATGAGCCCCTCTTCATCGTCATCTGGGTCTCCTTCGTCGACCAAGTCTTGGATCGTTCATGGCATTGTGGCGGGAGCAGCCATATCAGTGGCCATCGGTGCCGCAGCATATCTGGGTCGATTTAGGAAGTTTAGGAGCCGGGTCGTGGGCATCATACCCGCCCGTTTTGCTTCCTCTCGGTTCCAGGGGAAGCCCCTTGTCGAAATCCTTGGCAAACCCATGATCCAG AGAACTTGGGAGAGAAGCAAATTGGCAACTACATTAGATCATGTTG TGGTGGCAACAGATGATGAAAAGATTGCGGAATGCTGCAGAGGATTTGGTGCCGATGTGGTAATGACATCAGAATCTTGCCGAAATG GCACGGAGCGATGCAATGAAGCACTTCagaaattagaaaagaaatatGATATTGTTGTCAATATTCAAGGGGATGAGCCTCTCATTGAGCCTGAGATTATAGATGGGGTTGTTAAAGCGCTGCAG GCAGCCCCAGATGCAGTGTTTAGTACAGCAGTCACTTCTTTGAAACCTGAGGATGCCTTTGATCCAAATCGAGTTAAATGTGTGGTGGATAATCGTGGCTATGCTATTTATTTTTCACGAGGACTGATTCCATACAATAA GTCCGCACAGGTCAATCCAGATTTTCCTTATCTGCTTCATCTTGGGATTCAG AGCTATGATTCAAAGTTTCTTCGTATATATCCTGATCTCCAACCTACACCACTACAACTAGAGGAGGATCTGGAGCAACTTAAAGTCCTGGAGAATGGTTATAGGATGAAG GTGATAAAAGTTGACCACGAGGCTCATGGTGTTGATATTCCTGAAGATGTTGAGAAGATGGAAGCCTTGATGCGTGAGAGAAACTTGACCTAG
- the LOC119988421 gene encoding thioredoxin 1-like: MSTVLESIAVSRASGLSRPAVSPSPASSCLSSVSGRRISRALPEFKGLRMKLTPETRSFGSASRIQRSRQGRNGRIVCESQDIAVDVPSVTDKTWKSVVLESESPVVVEFWAPWCGPCRMLLPIIDELAKQYVGKIRVYKINTDECPSVASDYGIRSIPTVLIFKNGEKKDTIIGAVPKTTLAASIEKFL, from the exons ATGTCTACTGTGCTCGAATCGATAGCTGTTTCTCGCGCCTCTGGCTTGTCCAGACCAGCTGTTTCGCCGTCTCCTGCCTCTTCGTGTTTGTCTTCAGTCTCTGGTCGCCGGATATCGAGGGCCTTACCGGAATTTAAAGGCCTCAGGATGAAATTGACGCCTGAAACTCGCTCTTTTGGATCGGCTAGTCGGATTCAGAGATCAAGACAAGGTCGCAATGGACGAATTGTGTGCGAGTCTCAGGATATTGCCGTTGATG TGCCATCTGTTACTGATAAAACTTGGAAGTCAGTTGTTCTTGAATCTGAATCCCCTGTTGTTGTTGAATTTTGGGCTCCATGGTGTGGGCCCTGTCGTATGCTCCTCCCTATAATTGATGAACTGGCAAAGCAATATGTTGGGAAGATAAGAGTCTACAAAATTAATACTGATGAGTGCCCATCCGTTGCATCTGATTATGGGATTCGAAGCATTCCTACTGTCTTAATTTTTAAGAACGGAGAAAAGAAAGATACCATTATTGGAGCCGTTCCAAAAACCACTCTAGCTGCTAGTATTGAGAAATTCCTGTAG